GATGCCCAGCGGGAGTCCAGCGAAGCATATATCACGAGCCAGAAGCATGAGGGCTGGACGGCGCTGCCGGATATCTACTCAGACGGAGGTTTCACTGGAGCTAACACCGAAAGGCCCGGTCTGCAGCGACTTCTCGACGACATCCGCGCAGGCAAGATAGACGCGGTAGTCACCTACAAGGTTGACAGGCTCTCCAGGTCGCTCCTCGACTTCGCCCGGCTGATGGAGCTTTTCGAAGAGCACGATGTCTCATTCGTGAGTGTCACGCAGAACTTTTCGACTACGACTGCCATAGGGAAATTGACGCTCAATATTTTGATGAGTTTCGCCGAGTTTGAGCGCGCCATCATAGCCGAGAGGGTGCGCGACAAGGTGGCGGCGTCGAAGCGCAAGGGCAAGTTCATGGGCGGCACACCCTTGCTGGGTTACGATATCTGCCCGACGACGCATAAACTCCTGATAAACCCTGGAGAAGCCCGAACGGTGCGCCACATCTTCAAACGCTTTGCTGAAGTAGGCTCAGGGCTTACCACAGCAAAGGAACTGAATGCAAAAGGCGTTACGACCAAATCATGGACCACCAGAGACGGTAAATATAGAGAAGGTAAGCCTTGGAACGCCTCCCTCATCTACCGCATGCTTTCAAACCGCACTTATCTCGGCGAAACCGTTCACAAAGACGATTGCTACCCTGGAGAACACGACGCAATCATCTCTAAAAGCCAGTGGGACGCGGCACAGGCGATGATCCATGCAAACCCGAGGAAGACCCAAAGAAGCCACGAATCGGTCCCTGCGCTGCTCGGTGGTATCATCCGCTGCAGGCACTGCGACCGAGCGATGATCAGCACATACACCCGGAAGGCCGGCAGGACTTACCGCTACTATGTCTGCACCAAAGCCAGCAAGAGTGGCTATGACTGCTGCCCGGTAAAAACAGTCGCGGCAGGCGATATGGAGCAGGCGGTGATTGGTCAGATCCGCGCGCTCTTCCATTCCCCAGAGATGATAGCACAGACATATCTTGCGGCTAAGCAGCTCGCCAGCGAGGAAGGACCCGACATCACGCCCACTCAGTGGGAAGTGATCGATGCCCTGAAGGACTTCGACGCCGTCTGGGAAGAGCTTAACCCTGCGGAGCAGCGGCGAATAGTCGGATGTCTTGTCGAGCGTGTGACTGTGAGCGTTGACGGTCTGAATGTGCGGCTTCGAACCGATGGTATTCACTCCCTCCTGTCATCTCTGGACAATACACACGATGAAAATGAAAGGACAAACGAGCGATGAGCGGTATATCACTTGTCGAGGACGCAGGCGGAATAAGCGTGCGTATTCCGATGAAAATTAAGAAGCGCGGAGGGCGGAAAAAGATTACTGTGCCGACTGGTCTCGACGGGGCGATGGAGAACGGTTGCGACAACGCCTTTGCTATAGCTATCGGTCGAGCTTACTGCTGGCTAGAGATGCTGGAGTCCGGCAAGTATCGCTCGATGCGAGAGATGGCTGAAGCTCTAGGCATTTGTGTTACGTATATGCCCCGGCTTCTCCGGTTTACGTTGCTGGCTCCAGATATAGTGGAGGCAATCTTGGACGGCAATGAACCGGACGGCTTCAGCCAAAACAAGCTGATTGGAAGAATTCCTGCTGACTGGGAGGAGCAACGGAGGAAGTGGGGATTCACGCGATAAACAACTCTGCTATTAGTCTGACCACCAAGCCGCCGACAGACATCCCGGCCCGCTGTCGAATATCATCTTTCCGATGCGAGCATGCGGCATGTCGAATGTCCAGAATTGAAACTGGTCGCTTCGATTGTCGACAACCGCTTCGCCTCCCCAGGTGACCTGTCCTCGAAGCACCACCTTGGATGGATTTTTCAGCCAGCCAACCGCTTCCATGAATATTATCGAGCCGCCATCGGGCTGGATACTCAGATATGAAGACTGCCATTTGGCGATACGCCGAAACGCGCAACCATCGGATTTTAATGCATATAGGGCTTCGTCGGTGTTGACATGCGGCTCACCGTATGAGTATGATGCGAGCGCAGCCATCCATGAGCCTTTCGATTGAGACAGCAAAGTGATTCCCCATGGGTCGTTGTGCGAACGGTGAATTGGCAGCCTTTTGGTTCTGCCGTTGGATTTGTATAAGAAGACTCCTATGCCATCACACAGCGCATAGCCGGTGCCATCTCCAAGCTCGGCTACGGCATCGATAGTGTCACGCCACCTGAACAGAACTCTCCGGCGTCCAGTTACAGGCTGAGCATATATGGTCGAGCCTTTCTTTGTCGACGATACCACCAAGATTAACTCGTTGCGTTTTGCAGACCATGCCGCGCATGTGAACCCACCGTATCCCGAATAAGCTTTCATGCGTCCGAGGTAAGCGTCATAGATACGAACCGGACCATCGGAATAGGGGTCCACGATTGCGAGATACCGACCGGAGCCTGACCACAGCAACTGCTCATTGGTGTATCCCGGATATATGGTTCTGACCCGCCTGGTCTTTCTATCCCACAGCCGAAGGCCGCTCGGCGTCAGCTTGATATCAGCATCACTTATGGCTGCGATGGTCGGACTCTGGCCGATGGCGACGTAGCCGCCATTACACGAAACTGCTATGCTCGAACCTGCGAAGTCTTGATAGGCCCCGTTGTAGAAGCCGTTTATGAGGGTTGACCGCTTACCTGATCGCAGGTCAGATTCCATAACGTCGATGCGGCCTGACGTCGGAGCATTGGCTCCGTTATCGCTGCTCTTCGCAAGTTCAGCGGAATACAGATAGACCACTCGTCCGTGGTCAGCTCGAACAGTCGAAACCGACACAACCGCAAGCACAAGGCATATCAGCATAAGGTTTCGCATAGTCAGCACACTCCTCGCAGCCATTATACATGATAACAAGACGGGCAATAAGGCACTGAATTGCGCGTGTTCATCCCAGCGGATTTTCTCTGTCCGATGCCAGGGTTTCGAACTCGCCCCGAATGTAGATTCGAACTTGAGCTCAAAAATCTTGAAATCGAACCCCCTCAAGTGTTCAAGATTCAGAGAACACAGCCAAAATCCCGGCAAAACAGGGCAAATTCGCGAGGAGTTCGATTTCAAGTGAGTGCTCAAGAATTAGGTCAGGTAGGGACTGTTTGGGGGTGTCTCACGCTCAGTTTTACGCTCAAAACGGCGTTTTGAGTCCAGATAAGCAAAAAGCGAGAAACCATCACAGAGACGGTTTCTCGCTTCACTTTTGGTAGCCCCGATGGAATACCGGAACATGACCAAACGTTCAGATTGAGCTGGAGAAACAGGGTTTTTGAGCGTGAATTGGTTGAGGTTTGAGGGGTCATGTATAGCCTACTAATTAGTGGCAGGCTATGTTATCGGCTATCATGCATCTGCATTGCATGATACCTGAGATACAGCGTTTCAGCCTACCCGAACCATGCGTGGCTGCGAACGCAGCAAACTCATCGTAGGTAAACACCGGGTGGGTGGTGAAGAATGTTGTAGTCTTCATCTGTGGCCTGCCTGATGCTGCGTATCAACGCCCGTAGTTGGTAATGACCAGCAATACCATTACAAATGGTAATGGTATTGAGCTGTTTTGTCAACTCGCATGGTACCCTGCTGGGGACAGGCGAAACAAGCAGCTTTCGCCCGAGGAAACTGTTCATAGCTGTTGCGTATCATCAAGGAACCAGGCATGTTTGCCAAGCTGGCCGAAGCAGCGATGCAGGAACCGCCGCGAGTGCGAGCCATGCTCGGGGCGTTGGGACAGGAGGCAAGGATCAGAAAACCAGAACTTGTGAAGCTAAGATCGTCATTGAACCCGCTGTCCAGGTACGACTTCGGGCGACTGCGATGCATGAAATATGCTAAGGAGTGGCTAGCGAAATGAAACTTTTTGAGCACGAGGACTTTGGTCCGATTCTCACCGAGACGACCGCCTGGTTAAAAGAGCAGCGTGGCATGGAACGCATCAGCGCCCAGATCGTAGAGAAGGACTATTATGTCACTCAAGTCTTGCGTGCTATCGCAACAAACTTCAGCGGCACAGTCCTGTTCAAAGGCTGGCATCCGTGTCAGTGTCAGTAGCTATTCGTCGGTATATATCGATAACTACCGACACTTTGTACAAGGAAAGATGAGCGATGTCGGAACTCCCTACCAATGAATTGGTGGTTGTCTCCAATAGCTGTAACATCATCCATTACTTAGCTGATCTTATTCTGGAATTGGATGAGCAGGCAAAAAGCGATACGCGGTCAATTTCACAATAATGAACAGCAACGATGCCGCGTTCCGCCAGTTGAACTTCTCAGGTTTTGCTATTCCGTGGGCAGCTTCATTCCGCAGATTGTCTCCTAACTTGTCGGCAAGAAGAAGCCTGATCAGCCATACGAAGTCCGAATCAAAGCCTTCAATATCCGCTAAGATGTCGAGTATCCGGTTTAGCGTCTGGGCCTCCCAGTCGCCAAGGCCGAGGAAATTCGTCTTTGGCATTCCCAAGCATCCCAAGAAGTCCCTCAACGCTCCCTCAATTTGCGGGAGAAGAATGTGTATACAAGCGATATGGTCATCGCGGTTGAATGCTTCCAGACCAGCTGTGATCAAGGCCAATCGGCATTCGTCTATGATGTCGGACTCAGCTATGTGCT
The Armatimonadota bacterium DNA segment above includes these coding regions:
- a CDS encoding recombinase family protein, producing MNVVFNSLDAQRESSEAYITSQKHEGWTALPDIYSDGGFTGANTERPGLQRLLDDIRAGKIDAVVTYKVDRLSRSLLDFARLMELFEEHDVSFVSVTQNFSTTTAIGKLTLNILMSFAEFERAIIAERVRDKVAASKRKGKFMGGTPLLGYDICPTTHKLLINPGEARTVRHIFKRFAEVGSGLTTAKELNAKGVTTKSWTTRDGKYREGKPWNASLIYRMLSNRTYLGETVHKDDCYPGEHDAIISKSQWDAAQAMIHANPRKTQRSHESVPALLGGIIRCRHCDRAMISTYTRKAGRTYRYYVCTKASKSGYDCCPVKTVAAGDMEQAVIGQIRALFHSPEMIAQTYLAAKQLASEEGPDITPTQWEVIDALKDFDAVWEELNPAEQRRIVGCLVERVTVSVDGLNVRLRTDGIHSLLSSLDNTHDENERTNER